The following are from one region of the Bacteroidales bacterium genome:
- a CDS encoding methyltransferase, with the protein MANQWFKCKQFEIKQDKCGHKVGTDSFLLGAWANVSNAKRILDIGTGTGILTLMCAQRTKATITAIEVEKDAFEQAVENFRNSPWHDRIKYYHTSLERFIQVREKYDVIICNPPFFMNAIISPDAKRTLARHAHLLTLFDIVVFAQKRLNASGHVSLIMPIEHLQYFIDLIKSNKWFVHRLTKVYPKIGKEAHRILIEFGKEKKGLEYDELIIESEKRHIYTKKYYELTKDYYLNIMVEEI; encoded by the coding sequence ATGGCAAACCAATGGTTTAAATGCAAACAGTTTGAAATAAAACAAGATAAATGCGGACATAAAGTTGGCACCGACAGCTTTTTATTAGGAGCTTGGGCAAATGTTTCGAATGCAAAGCGAATTTTAGATATTGGAACAGGAACAGGTATTTTAACTTTGATGTGTGCCCAGCGAACCAAAGCTACCATAACGGCTATTGAAGTGGAGAAAGATGCCTTTGAACAAGCCGTCGAAAACTTTCGGAATTCACCTTGGCATGATAGAATTAAATATTATCATACTTCGCTTGAACGTTTTATACAAGTTCGAGAAAAGTACGATGTCATCATTTGTAATCCACCTTTTTTTATGAATGCCATTATTAGCCCCGATGCAAAACGTACTTTGGCTCGACATGCTCATTTGCTTACTTTATTCGATATAGTTGTATTTGCTCAAAAACGATTAAACGCTTCGGGTCATGTGTCTTTAATTATGCCCATTGAGCATTTACAGTATTTTATTGACTTAATAAAATCGAACAAATGGTTTGTTCATCGTCTAACTAAAGTATATCCAAAGATTGGAAAAGAAGCACATCGTATTTTAATAGAATTTGGTAAAGAAAAGAAAGGCCTAGAATACGATGAATTAATTATTGAGTCTGAGAAACGACATATTTATACTAAAAAATATTACGAACTTACAAAAGATTATTATTTGAATATTATGGTTGAAGAAATCTAA
- the guaB gene encoding IMP dehydrogenase, with translation MTFVNDKIEQEGITFDDVLLVPAYSEVLPREVELKTLFTRDIILNIPIVSAAMDTVTDARLAIAIAREGGIGVIHKNMSIERQAKEVMKVKRAENGMILDPITIHKDSTVGDALQIMKEYKIGGIPVVNEDKVLVGIVTNRDLRFQQNMNRPISEVMTKDNLITTTQTVDLEKAAEILQNHKIEKLPVVDQHYRLIGLLTYKDITKAQDRPNACKDNKGRLRVAAGVGVTYDTMDRIDELVKAQVDAIAIDTAHGHSKGVIELLKRAKQKYPSVQFIAGNIATGEAAIALVNAGADAVKVGIGPGSICTTRVIAGVGVPQLSAIYNVAKAIKDTGIPLIADGGIRYSGDIVKALAAGAHSIMAGSLFAGTEESPGDTIIFQGRKFKTYRGMGSIEAMQAGSKDRYFQDMEDDIKKLVPEGISGRVPYKGSLSEVLYQLVGGLRAGMGYCGAKTIKDLHHAKFVRITHAGVVESHPHDITITSEAPNYSRE, from the coding sequence ATGACTTTTGTTAATGATAAAATTGAACAAGAAGGAATAACCTTTGACGATGTTTTGTTAGTTCCTGCTTATAGCGAAGTTTTACCACGAGAAGTAGAACTTAAAACTTTATTTACTCGCGATATTATTCTTAATATCCCAATCGTTTCAGCAGCAATGGATACAGTAACCGATGCTCGACTTGCTATAGCCATTGCTCGTGAAGGAGGAATCGGTGTCATTCATAAAAACATGTCTATTGAACGACAAGCCAAAGAAGTCATGAAAGTAAAACGCGCCGAAAATGGAATGATACTCGATCCCATCACTATACATAAAGACAGCACCGTAGGCGATGCACTACAAATTATGAAAGAATACAAAATTGGCGGCATTCCTGTTGTTAACGAAGATAAAGTATTAGTAGGTATTGTAACAAACAGAGATTTGCGTTTTCAACAAAATATGAATCGGCCTATTAGCGAAGTAATGACCAAAGACAACCTTATCACAACCACACAAACAGTCGATTTAGAAAAAGCAGCCGAAATACTCCAAAATCATAAAATCGAAAAATTACCCGTTGTCGATCAACATTATCGACTCATAGGCTTACTCACCTACAAAGACATAACAAAAGCACAAGACCGTCCTAACGCATGTAAAGACAATAAAGGAAGACTACGAGTAGCCGCTGGAGTAGGCGTTACATACGATACCATGGACCGTATTGACGAATTAGTAAAAGCTCAAGTAGATGCTATTGCTATAGATACAGCTCACGGACATTCAAAAGGGGTAATAGAATTGCTAAAACGAGCAAAACAAAAATACCCAAGTGTTCAATTCATAGCTGGCAATATAGCTACCGGCGAAGCCGCAATAGCCTTAGTCAATGCAGGTGCCGATGCAGTAAAAGTAGGTATTGGACCTGGCTCAATATGTACGACACGTGTAATTGCAGGCGTTGGAGTTCCTCAATTAAGTGCTATATATAATGTTGCTAAGGCAATAAAAGATACCGGAATACCGCTTATTGCCGACGGCGGCATTCGTTATTCGGGTGATATTGTTAAAGCATTAGCAGCAGGTGCTCATTCTATTATGGCAGGCAGTTTGTTTGCAGGTACCGAAGAATCGCCTGGCGATACCATTATATTCCAAGGACGTAAGTTTAAAACTTATCGTGGCATGGGCTCAATTGAAGCAATGCAAGCTGGCTCAAAAGACCGCTACTTCCAAGATATGGAAGACGACATTAAAAAGCTCGTTCCCGAAGGAATTTCGGGACGTGTGCCCTACAAAGGTTCACTATCCGAAGTTTTATATCAACTGGTTGGTGGTTTAAGAGCAGGAATGGGCTATTGTGGAGCCAAAACCATAAAAGACCTACATCACGCAAAATTTGTTAGAATTACCCATGCAGGCGTAGTAGAAAGTCACCCACACGATATTACTATCACTAGCGAAGCACCCAATTATAGCAGAGAATAA
- a CDS encoding peptidylprolyl isomerase yields the protein MKRCIFFTLMSLIVVFKGYAQNNDPVLMTINDKKITKSEFERIFHKNNKDSVTDEKSVREYLDLFINFKLKVFEAIANGLDTAQNFKQELQNYRKQLTAPYFVDKETEEKLVREAYERKKIRIRTSHILIKVPENASPADTLAAYNKAIDIRNRILKGEDFAKLANEFSQDDVSKINGGDIGYLTVFTTVLPYENAAYSLKPGEISMPVRSQYGYHIIKVTDRKENPGDVKVAHIMALVARDASEEDVKKAEQKINEAYQKLLQGEDFAKVAMDYSDDKASAKRGGDLPWFGTGRMVPEFETAAFDTKVGEITKPFRTAFGFHIIKKIETRPIAAFESERNDLAQKIAKDPRAQQSKNVLIEKLKKEYNYTFNKKNLDEIIAFVDTNLYSGNFKAPKTAKLDKPLFTLKDSTYIQKQFVQYLSNYKSKSKEKATNETAKELAKQLYKNWENEKIVAYEDARLETKYPAFANLLQEYHDGILLFDLTDKMVWSKAIKDTVGLKEFYEKNKNKYMWDTRAEAIWITYENDKCKDALIKAIENNKKQQTIDDILKSINKKSTCLTKKDTKLISKGEMPGIDKIAFNEDKTQNKKYTLFEDKKLIIYINAMVPPQPKQLHETKGVVTADYQSYLEKQWIDELRKKYTVKVNEEVLKQVK from the coding sequence ATGAAAAGATGTATCTTTTTTACATTAATGAGTTTAATTGTAGTTTTTAAGGGATATGCACAAAACAACGACCCCGTATTAATGACTATCAATGACAAAAAAATTACAAAATCGGAATTTGAACGCATTTTTCACAAAAACAACAAAGATTCAGTTACCGACGAAAAATCTGTAAGAGAATATCTAGACTTATTTATTAACTTCAAACTAAAAGTATTTGAAGCAATTGCCAATGGCCTAGACACAGCACAAAATTTTAAACAAGAACTTCAAAACTATCGCAAACAGTTAACAGCTCCTTATTTTGTTGATAAAGAGACCGAAGAAAAATTAGTACGTGAAGCTTACGAACGCAAAAAAATACGCATACGCACCAGTCACATACTTATAAAAGTTCCTGAAAATGCTTCTCCTGCCGATACATTAGCAGCATACAACAAAGCCATTGATATTAGAAACCGCATCTTAAAAGGCGAAGATTTTGCCAAATTAGCTAACGAATTCTCACAAGACGATGTTAGCAAAATTAATGGTGGCGATATAGGCTACTTAACTGTTTTTACCACTGTACTCCCCTATGAAAATGCTGCTTATAGCTTAAAACCAGGCGAAATTTCGATGCCAGTCCGCAGTCAGTATGGTTATCACATTATTAAAGTTACCGACCGAAAAGAAAACCCAGGCGATGTTAAAGTTGCTCATATTATGGCATTAGTTGCCCGCGATGCCAGCGAAGAAGATGTAAAAAAAGCTGAACAAAAAATAAATGAAGCATACCAAAAACTTTTACAAGGCGAAGACTTTGCCAAAGTAGCCATGGATTACTCGGATGATAAAGCTTCTGCAAAAAGAGGCGGCGACCTGCCTTGGTTTGGTACCGGTAGAATGGTTCCCGAATTTGAAACCGCTGCTTTCGACACCAAAGTAGGCGAAATAACAAAACCATTTAGAACCGCATTCGGCTTTCACATTATTAAAAAAATTGAAACCCGTCCCATTGCAGCATTCGAAAGCGAACGCAACGATTTAGCACAAAAAATCGCTAAAGACCCAAGAGCTCAACAAAGTAAAAACGTACTAATCGAAAAACTAAAAAAAGAATATAACTATACGTTTAATAAGAAAAATTTAGACGAAATAATTGCATTTGTTGACACCAATTTATATAGCGGCAATTTTAAAGCTCCCAAAACAGCTAAGCTTGATAAGCCACTATTTACTCTAAAAGACTCAACATACATACAAAAACAATTTGTGCAATATTTAAGCAACTATAAATCTAAATCAAAAGAAAAAGCTACCAACGAAACAGCAAAAGAACTCGCCAAACAACTATATAAAAATTGGGAAAACGAAAAAATCGTAGCATACGAAGATGCTCGATTAGAAACCAAATACCCTGCTTTTGCTAATCTTTTACAAGAATATCACGATGGCATTTTATTATTCGATTTAACGGATAAAATGGTATGGAGCAAAGCCATTAAAGATACCGTAGGATTAAAAGAATTTTACGAAAAAAATAAAAATAAATACATGTGGGATACCAGAGCCGAAGCTATTTGGATTACATACGAAAATGATAAATGCAAAGATGCTTTAATTAAAGCAATAGAAAACAATAAAAAACAACAAACGATAGACGATATCTTAAAATCAATCAATAAAAAATCGACCTGTCTAACCAAAAAAGACACTAAACTTATTAGCAAAGGCGAAATGCCTGGTATTGATAAAATAGCTTTCAACGAAGACAAAACACAAAATAAAAAATATACTCTTTTCGAAGATAAAAAGCTAATTATTTACATCAATGCCATGGTTCCACCACAACCTAAACAATTGCACGAGACGAAAGGAGTTGTTACAGCCGATTACCAATCATACTTAGAAAAACAATGGATTGACGAGCTTAGAAAAAAATATACTGTAAAAGTTAACGAAGAAGTTTTAAAACAAGTTAAATAG